The window CTGCGAGCCTGCTTACGGTTCTTCACGGCCTGGGTGTCCAGGGCGCCACGGATGATCTTGTACCGCACACCGGGGAGGTCCTTCACACGACCGCCACGGACGAGCACCATCGAGTGCTCCTGGAGGTTGTGGCCCTCACCGGGGATGTACGCCGTGACCTCGGTGCCGTTCGAGAGCTTCACACGAGCGACCTTGCGCAGTGCGGAGTTCGGCTTCTTCGGGGTGGTGGTGTAGACGCGGGTGCACACACCACGCTGCTGGGGGTTCGCCTTCAGGGCGGGCGCCTTGGTCTTGGTGACCTTCGGCGTACGACCCTTGCGAACCAGCTGCTGAATAGTAGGCAACTGTTCTCCTGGTTCTTCGCTCGTGCTCTCTGGCCGGCGCGATCCGCCGGCTTCCTCGTCCCACGCTGATGACCGCCTGACGGCGGAGGAACCTGCGGGGGACGGAGTGGTCCGGCTGGGCGATCTCGCTCGCCGGACTTTTCGGGCGCGCCCGAGGGCGCACACCCAGAAGAGACTACCCGCGTAACGGAACGAAATCAATCCGGGCCGGCACCACGCCGGACACCGTCATGAGCCGGTGTCCGAGGACCCGTTGCCGACCGCCGAGCGGAACGTCGCACCGGAGCTCGAGAACCCCGTGATGTACCCGCTCGCGTTGACGTTGAGCGGCCCGGCCGAAGCCGTCCCGGTACCGCCCGCGCCGGCGATGTCCGCCGTGAAGGTCGCCCGACCGAAGGTGGTGGTGGAGACCAGCCACCCGTTCGAGGTCCAGCTGCCGACGGCGACCGTGGGCCGTGACTCGAGCGTCCACTTCTCGTTCGTGTACGTGTACGCGGGGTTCTCGCCGTAGGCGTAGAAGCTGCACCCGGCCGGTGCGGCGTCGTTCGAGGCGATGCAGCCGTCGACCCATGCGTCCACGGCCCGCTTCGACGCCTGCTCCCCCGCGTTCGTGAGCGCCGCGGTCATCTGCACGGGCGTAGAGGTGCTGCCACCGAACCCGCCCACGACGGCGCTGCCACCAGTCGCCTTCGTCCACTTGCCACCGTCGTACGTGACCGCGTAGGTCCCGGGGAGCGCGCGGAGACCGACCGTGCCGTCCTTCGAGGTCTTCGTCGACGTCCCCGCGACCTGCACCGAGGCGCCTGACGGCCCCCGGACGCTGACGTCGACGCTGCCGAGCTCCGGCGCCTGCAGCTCCCACACCGGGAACACACCCCAGTCGGTGCCGGTCTTGTCGAGCGTGAAGGTCGCCGCGACGTCCCGGCCGGCCTGGCGCAGGTAGGCGCGGACGGTGGCGGTGTCGCCGTCCGTGCGCGTCGCAGCCACCCGGTAGCCGGTGACCTTCGCGGTCGCCTTCGCGTACGCGGCGTCGGTGAGGAGCACGTCGGCCTTCGTCCGGTCGATGCCCGCTGCGTCGAGGGCATCGGTGACCTTCCCCGCGGTCAGGTCGTCGAGGAACGCCCGCACGGGGCGGTCGGCCGAGTGGGTGGCCGAGCCGACCGAGAACCCGACGACGCCGGCGACGAGCAACAGCACGACCGCGGTGCTGCCGGCGATGATCCCGATCAGCTGGCCGCGGCGGAGCTTCCGGCGCGGACCGCGCGGCGCGGGCGTGGTGAACCCGGCGCCTGCCGGCCCCTCGTGCGTCCCACGGATCGACGCCACCGGCGGCACGGCTCCCCAGCCGCGCTGCTGGTCCGGATCCGGTGTGTGCTGGTCGCTCATGGTTCCCCCGTTGCGTGTGCGTCGTGCCCGGGCAGACTACCGCCCGGCGATGTCGTCGCCCGCGACCGTCGACTCCTGCCGCCGGTCTGCGTCAAGAGTGCGAGCCGTCGTCCGGGCCTGGTGCCGGGCCATGGAGATCCCGCCGATCACCGACAGGAGCGCCACCACGACGGACCCGACGACGAACGGGCCGAGCGCGTAGCCGGCCGGGAAGACGAGGAGTTCGGTCAGGTCGCGGCGGATCGCCGCGTACCCGACGGCGCCGACGCCGAGCATCACCAGGTAGGCGGTCGCGGCGGCGAGCAGGCCGGTGACGCCGGGGTTGCCCTCTCGCGCGCCGACCGCGGTCGCGAGGAACACCACCACGGCGGCGCCGATCACCATGGCCGGGCCGAGGTACGGGGTCGCGTCCGGCTGCGCGATCGCCTCGACGTCGGCGAGGAGCGCTTCGAACCCCGCGACGGCGACGACGAGCGCGATGAAGAGGACGGACGTCATCGTCGCGATCAACCACCGGGACATGAGGTGATCGTATCGCCGCCGGGGCGGTCAGCGGGTGGCTTCGGTCCGCTCCGGGTGGTCGGCGTGGTCCACCTGCTGCTGTGCTGCGGCGACGAGGGCGAGTGCGATCGTCGCGGTGATGATCGGGACGGTCTCGGTCATCGGAGCGGCCTGCGTCGTGCTGGCGGCCGGTGCGGCCTGGAGGCCCGGGGCTGCGTCCGCCTCGGAGGGCTCCTCCGACTCGTGGTCGCGCAGGGCGGGGCCGATGATCGGCAGGACCCCGGTGGTGGACGCCGGCTCGGCGTGCAGGACGGTCGCCTCGGAGACCGCCGGCTCGCCGCGCTTCGCCGCGCGACGGGCGCGTCCCATCTTCACCAGGACGTCCACGGCCACGATCGCCCAGATGCCGTTGACGATGGTCGACGGCACAGCGTGGTGTGCGGCCACGTTGACCGCGACGGCGAGGCCCCCGACGAGGTTGAAGAGCTGGTAGACCGGCCCGTTCGGGAGCTTCCCCGTGGAGAAGAGTATGTAACCTGCCAGCACGGTTACTGCACCGAACCAACCGAGGAATTCAACGATTCCGACCAACACGCGCGACTCCGGGCACGACGAGGAACGGCCGATTCGAGCCGACCGTTCGAGAGAGGATGAGCAGCCGCGATCACGGCCTCGTGAGCATCGTACGCAGGCCGACGGGTGTCGCGGAAGGGGGGTCGGCGTGGCGCGTCACACCCCAGTCCGCGGGGGTCGGGTCAGCCCTTCGCGGAGGTTGTCGCTGTGGTCGCGGCAGCCCCGTCTGCGGAACGATCGAGCACGTAGATCGATCCGCCGAAGGTCCACGAACTGCTGCTGCTGGCGGTTCCGTCCTCGCCGCTCTTCTCCGTCGAGGAGATCGTCGTGATGAGGAACAGCCGATCGCCTCCCTGTACTCCCTTGACGAACTGCAGCGCCTGGTCGAACGAGCCGTCGACCGCGACCGTCACGGGGATCACCGAGAAGTTCTGGCCGGTGACTGCTGCATCCGTGACGAGGCTGGGCGCCTCCGGAGCGGACGGTACCGCTTCGGCCGTCGACGACGGCGATGCCGAGGGTGTTGCGCCGGCCTGCCCAGCGGCCGTGGGCTCCGCCGCGACCGCGGGTGAGTACGCCGTCGCGTCGCTCGCCGTGAACGACGAAACCTGCATCCCGGAAGCGGCGGCGATCGTGTTGAGCTGATCGATGAACGCCGACAGCCGAGCCGTGTCCGGCACCGACGTCGCGCGGGTCGAGAGCTCGCGCTTCATGGCCGGCAAGTCCGCCGCCTGCTGACGCAAGCGTGCGAGTTCGCTCCGGCTGGTGTCGTTCGTCCGCTCGACGGCCGCCGTCTGGGTGTGCGCTGATGCCGTCTGTGCGAGCTGCGGCTGCACAGCGAGGAAGAACCCGCCGACGGCGACGACCGCCATCGCGAGGACGGCGAGCAAGAGACTCAGGCGGTTGCGCGACATGGTCAGTCCTTCTCCGCGTTCTTGGCGGCGTACCGACCGTCGAACGCCTTCTCGTCGAGGTGGATGGTCATGTTCACCGCGTACCCGCCGCCGTCCTGCGACCGGGCGACCGAGTTGGCGTTCGCATCGACGAACCCGTTGACCCCGCCGACGGCGGTCAGCCAGTCCGGGATCGAGGGCAGGGCGTCGCTCGTGGCGTCGAAGGTGAGCGTCGCGATGCGTTGCCCCTGCAGGGGGTCGTCCGACTGCGCGTACGCTTCCTCGGCGCCGGCGGAGTCGATCGTGAGTCCGGTGATCTGCACCCCGGCCGGCAGTCTCGACCGCACCGACGCAAGCGTCGTCGCCCAGTCGATCTCCGTCGATCCGCCGACCGTCTGCGCGCTCTGCAACAACGCGCTCTCGGATTCGGCCACACGGACGTCCCGGTACTGCCCCTGCTGCTTGGCGAGCGTCGCCGTTTCACTCTGGGCTGCGGCCAGGTCCTGCTCGGCGGACATGCGGTCCGCCATCGCCCAGGCAGTCGCCAGTCCGACTGCGACGGCGACGACCAGCACGCCCGCCCACGCACGCCGGATCGTGGCGCGCTGCCGCCGGCTGACGTGGACCTCGGTGGGGAGCAGGTCCACTCGCGGCGGTCCTCCGACCACCAGGACACGCGATTTCGCGCCGGCTCTCGCCGTGCGAGAGGTCGCCTCTGTGCTGCTGCCGGGAACCGCCTTGGCTGGCCGGCGTCGGGCGGTCGAACCGGTCTCGATCATCTTGGTCATGCTGCTCGGCCTCCGACCGCGAGGCTCCAGGCGACCGAGATGGAAGCCGACCGCTCACGGAGGAGTTCCGGGGTGATGCCCCGTGCCGTCCGAGCGGACACGAACGGGTCCCCGACGGCGACCGGCAAGCCGGAGTAGTCACCGAGACTCTCCCGGAAGCCGGGGAGTGCCGCACCGCCACCGACGAGCACGATGCCCCGCACGACATCGGCTGGTCGAGTGTTGGCGTAGTAGGTCACCGTGTTCCGGACGCTGGTGAGCAGTTCACCGACCGTCTCACGCGTCACCGCCACGGCACGGGCGTCGTCCGGCGTCTGCGCTCGTCCGACCAGACCGAAGTGCCGCTTGATCGCCTCGGCTTCGGTGAGGGAGACGTCGAGCCGGGTGGCGATCGTCTTGGTCACGTGATCGCCACCCGTCGGGATGATGCGCACGAACGTGGGGACCCCGTCGTTGGCGATCACGACCGACGTCGTGTTGCCACCGCAGTCGACGATCGCGACCGTCCCGGCGCCGGCGACCCGGGGCGCCAGGACCCGTGACAAGGCGAACGGGATCAGATCGACACCCACCGGGCGCAGTCCGGCCAGCTCCGCAGCGCGCACGTTCGCGAGGACCGCGTCCTTGATCGCAGCGACGAGCAAACCGTTCACGACCGGTCCGGACTCCCCGACGCTCTCGGACACCGGGTAGAAGTCGAGGATCGCGTCCACGACCGGAACGGGGAGCATGTCCTGGACCTGGAAGGGGAGCGACTCGCGGATCTGCGCGAGCGGCGCCTTCGGCACGGTGAGGTCACGCGAGAGGACGCGCTGGTTTCCCATGCCCAGGACGACGTCCTTGGTTCGGAAGCGGCCGATCGACCAGAGTTCGCGGAATGCCGCCGCGACCGTGTTCGCTTCGAGGACCTCGCCCTGCTTCGTCGCATCCTTCGGTACCGGGACCTCAGCGACGCGCACGATCGTCGGGTTCGCCTTCTCGGCGTCGGCGACCTCGACTGCGCGGATCGACTCGGCGCCGATGTCGATGCCGACGATGTTCTTCGTCATATCGTGTTCCTTCCGGTCGAGCCGGGCTCTGGGGGGTGTCAGCCCGGTTCGTCAGGCGAGACCGAGGAGTCGGAGGTAGGCGTTCCAGATCAGGACCCCGGAGAACGCGCCCACCCACGCGCCGAGGAGCATCCACGGGCCGAACGGGATCCCCGTCGAGCGACCCGCACGCCTGGTCAGGAGGAGGACGATCCCGAAGGTACCGCCGAGGAGGAACGCTCCGAAAGCACCCACAGCGAGGGGTCCCCATCCGAGGTACGCGAGTAGGAGTCCCAGTGCACCGGCGAGCTTCACGTCCCCGAACCCCATCCCCCGTGGTGCCGCGATCGCGAGGACCAGGTAGACGCCACCGAGGATCACGAGACCGAGCAGACCCCGGAGCATGGCACCCCAGTCGCCGGTGAGGACACTCGAAGCGGCCAGGAGCCCGACGAGCACCGGGTACATCGGCAGGACGATCCTGTTGGGCAACGTGTGCGTGTCGATGTCGATGAGCGCCAACGCGACGCTCACCGCCATGACGAAGAGCAGGGCGACGAGCAGGACCGTCTGACCCGCGACAACCGCACCGGGTGAGCCGTCCTGTGGCAGGAACCGGAACACCACCGCGATGAACAACACCCCGGTCGAGGCCTCGACGATCGGGTACCGGACGGAGATCGGTTCGGCGCAGTCACGGCACCGGCCCCGGAGGACCAACCAGGACACCAACGGAACGTTGTCGAAGCCCCGGATCGCGCGCCCGCACTTCGGACACGCGGATGCGGGGGCGACGACGGACATCCCGGCCGGGACCCGATGGACGACCACGTTGAGGAACGAACCGACGGCGAGCCCGAACACCGCTCCGAACGCAGCGACGAACGCCGCGAGGGTCGAGACGGCGCTGGTCACGAGATTGGCGCTCCGTTCCGGTCGTACGCCGTCTTCGATTCGACCTGGGTGGCCACTCGGTACGTCGTCACGGTCGGCTGCGGGAACTTCGGCGGCGTGTAGGTCGCCAAGCTCGAGTCGAACGTGTACGCCTTCGTGTAGCCCTGCCCGCTCGCCAGACCGACCGCACCGCGGAAGTTCTGCGCGATCGACCCGCTGACCGTGAGGGTCCCCCGGCCGTTCGACGAACCCCGTGTCCAGTTCTGCACGACGAACGTGCCGGTGTTCGAGAGGATCGCTGCGTCGATCTCGCGATCGTTCGACAGGATCGCAGCGTTGTTCGTGTTGATCGGGTTCCACACCCAGACCGCACGCTGACCGATCAGCCCGAGGACCGTGGACGCGGACCGCGTCGCCGGGTACCGGATGTCGCCGGTGACGTAGAGGTAGTTCTCGGCGGCGATGGTGACCGCCTTGTCGACCGTGCCCTGCACGAACGCGTCACCGCGATCGCAGCCGTACGGCGCCGTCACCGAGGTGCCACCGCCAGCGGTGGGATCTGTCTCGGAGTTGTTCGCCGAGGAACCGACGAAGGGGAAACCGACACCGTTCGGCTTCAGGGTGGTCGCGGTGCTCGCGTCCGAGGTCGAATCACACGCTGTCGCGACGTTCTTGAGGGTGGCGTTGCCCTTCCAGTAGTTCGGGTCCGGCGTCGTCCCGGCCGCACGTGCGCTCGGCTCGTTCTGCACGAAGATCAGGTTGTTCTTCGGGATCGTGACTCGGGCCCCGCTGGCGCTCCGGAGGTCGGTGGGAGCCCCGCACTTGGCCGCGGCTGCCGACGTGTCACTGTTCACGCCGGTGATCTGCGCCCCCGGTGTCGCGGTCGCTCCGGTGACCTGCGTCGCGATCGTCATCGGCGAGCGCACCGTCATCGTGCCGTCACCGTTGAACGTGATCTTCGTCGGCCCGGTGTAGATGCAGCCGGCTCCCTCGACGGTGCTGGTGGTCGAGGGCAGATCGGAGCGCGTGTAGTCGCGCAGGTCACCGATCGTGGCCGGCGGGGTCAACGTCGAGGACGTCGTCGGGTTCGAGGCGTACCGCCCGAGCGTGCACCCGCTGCTGCTCACGCCGTAGACGCTCTGGACCGTGCTCTTGAACTGCGCGCCGCACACCTTGAGTTGATCGTTCGACCGCACCGGCCCCTCGAGCACGTCACCGCCGCCGAACTGGATCTGGTCGCAGGTCGCCGAGGTCGCGACCGGTCGGTACACCGAGGTGCACGGCAGCGTCCCGACGCCCTTCTCGTTCGTGACGGTCGGGTCGCCGGACTCGAAGTTGGTGAAGTAGAGGTAGTTCGAGAACCCGTCCGGCCGCACGTTTGCGACGACGGTCCTGGTCGTCGTGCCGGAACGCCCGGTCGACTGCACCCGGATCACGCCCTGCGATGAGAGCTTGCTGTTGTCGACGGCGTACCGGAACGACGAGTCGCTGGCGGAGCCGTCGCCGGTGGGGACGGACACCCACTGCTGACCGGACTGGTAGTTGAACGCCGCGTTGTCGCCGGTGCCCTTGCTGAAGGTGCTGTTCGACGCGGCGCTGAACGGTGCGCTCGACTGCCCGTAGTTGCCGTAGGTGTTGTCGGCGTTGAGCCGCGACTGGTAATCGGCGACCCCGGCGTAGGCCGCCGCGATGGCTCGGTTCCAGGATCGGTCCGTCGCGGTGACCTTCGCGCCCGACGTCGCGATCGCGACCATCGTCGCGACCAGGATCATCACGACCATGCCGATGCCCACGACGGCAACGAGGGCGACACCACGTTCGTCGTCCCGGGAACGGATGACGTGGAGGAGTCGGATCACGAGGAGGCTCCCATCACGATGTTCGGCATGCTGGCCCTGTTGGTCAGGGTCACGGCGTTCGGGTCCGTGGTGCTCGACCCGACGGTCAGCGTCACGCTGACCGATCGGATGTTCGGCAGGTCCGTCACCGAGACCGGTGACGTCAGCGTTCCGAGCACGTTGTTCGACGCATCGGTGAACGAGAACGCGACGCCGTTCACCGCGGAGGACACCAGCGTGCGCTTCGACGTGGGAGTCGACGTCAGCGTGGCACCGAGGGCCAGCGGGAACGAGAAGTACGAGGAGTTGCCGGAGACGGCGCTACCCTTCCACGTCGTCTCCGTGATCCGCTTCGTGACCGGATCGAGCGTCAGCTGGACCTGGACCGGCTGGGAGAGTGTCGAGTCGAGGTTCACGTACGCGAAGAAGCGGATCGACGTCGCGCTGGCGTACTGGAAGGCGAACTGCGAGTCGTCGCCGGTCGGCACCGGGTTGTCGGTCGCCGCCCGGAGCATGCGGCCCATCTCGTTCATGGCAGTCGACGCAGCTCGGGTGTTCTGACTGATCGAGCTCGCCGTCACGGAGGCCTTCTGGGACGCGACCAGGAACGAGCCCGCGATCGTCAGTACGAGGAGCGAAAGGCTCATGCCCACGATGAGCTCGACGAGCGTGATACCCCGTTGGTCGGTGCGGGCGCGGTCGAGGACTTGGCGGATCCGGCCGATCACGAGGTCGGCACCGTTCGGGGGTCGAGCGTCACGATGTTGCCGCTCGAGGAGACCTTGAGGTTCGTCACGTTCGGGTTCGAGGCGATGGTCTGCGTGTTGCTGCTCAGCACGCCACCGAGTACGGTCGTGCCGCGCAGCGTCCACGTGCCGAACGGCAGTGCGATCGTCGTCGCGGCCGAGGGCGTCATGCCGGTGAAGGTGTACGTCGTCGACGGTGCGCACCCGGGATCGCCGTTGGTCACGGCTGCCGTGTTCTTGACCGTCGCGACGAGGACGGTGTCGACGCCGCCCATCTTCACGTCGAACACCCCCATGGGAGCGCGCGCGGTCGCGGTGAGCGCGGTCGTCGGGTTGTACCCGGGCGTCGAGCCGTCGACCCCGTTGAAGATGTTCGGTGACGTCGTCAGGTTGCTCGCCGTGGGCCATGCCGTTGGGTCGACGTCCTTGCACGTCGAGGTGTAGGCGCCAGCGATCGCGGTCCACTGGTACGGGAAGAGCACGGTTGTCGTGGTGGTGAACGTCTTCACCGTGTCGTTGTAGCGGTAGGTGATCGGGAGCGACGTCGGCAGCTTCGCGGTGACACCGTCCTTGAGGTTCAGCGGGGCGCCGGCCGTGACGGTGATCGCCTGGTCGTAGAGGAAGGTCGCGTTGCCGACGCCACCGGCGGTGGTCGCCACCGACGACGACGGAGCGGTCGTACCGTCCTTGTCGATGTTCCCGGCCTTGGCGATCGTCACCTTGTAGGTTCCCGGGGTGACGCCGACCGCGTAGCTGCACCCGTTCGTGTCGGTCACCGCCGGCGGGTTCGACAAGCCGGTCGCGCCGCCGGACACGGGCGTGATCGTCACGGCGACGCCGGGGTTCGGTCCGCCCGTCGCGGTCTGGACCCCGACGACGATCGTGGACGCGCTCGCGCTCGACACCGCAGCGGAAGGGGAGATCAGGGTGTCGAGCACGACGTTCTTCTGTCGCGGCGAGGTACCGCTCGTCCAGGAGACGGTGATCGACACGCGCTTGTAGGCGAGGACCCCCGAGCCGGCGCCGCACGAGTTGTCGGAGCCGTCTGAGTTGATCCAGTTGGTGGTCTGCTTGATCGTGTACGCCTGGTTGCCGATCGACTGCCGCGTCGTGTCGTCGTCGAGCGTGAAGACGTCCTTCGTGCTGCGTGCCGCGTCGAGCGCCTGGTTCGCCAGGTTGAGCGCAGCTTCGCGCGAACGGTTGTCCTGCGTGAGGTAGAGCGTGGAGACGATGCCCGCTGCGACACCCGCGGCGATCATCGCGAAGACGGTCATCGCAACCATCACCTCGATGATCGAGAAGCCCTCGTCGGACTCACGAGCCGCCCGGAGGCGGTCGACGATGCGCAGCAACACGTTCTGCCTCTCTGTCAGATCAATGGCTGTGACAACGGGCCGTGACGGTCGTCACGGCCCGTTGTCGGGGAGGGTCAGCAGGAGTCGCCGGTGACGACACCCGAGCTGTCGGAAGCGCAGAACTTGCCAGTGGTGGAGCTGACACCGACCACCTTGAAGGTCGGGGCCGCGGCGGAGCCACCGGTCGTGTAGACGATCGAGGTCGTGTTCCCGCTGAGGCTGGCACCGTTGGACTTCAGAGCATCGGTCAGCGCGGCCGAGGCGCTGTACGTACCAGCGGCAGGAAGGGAACCCGTCGACGACTGGATCGCCACCACCGCAGTCTTGAAGTTCGACACATCCGACTTTGCGCTGGAGTCCTTCGCGTTGTTCTGCACGCCCAGGTACACCGGGATGGCGATCGCGGCGAGGATGCCGATGATGATCACGACGACGAGGAGCTCGATGAGCGTGAAGCCCTTCTCGTTCTCTTCGAGAAGACCCTTGCGGCGAGCGTTCAGCTTGCCCATGAGAGCGAAGTACATGGTGTTTCCATTCTTTCGGGAATGTGATGGGGAAAGTGTCCGGCACTTGCTCGGCCGCCGGTGACGAGCGTATTCACGCGAGGTTCGGTGCAGAATCCCGAGAACGGGGGTGATCGGGGGTGCGAAATACCCCCAGTACC of the Curtobacterium sp. TC1 genome contains:
- the rpsL gene encoding 30S ribosomal protein S12, with product MPTIQQLVRKGRTPKVTKTKAPALKANPQQRGVCTRVYTTTPKKPNSALRKVARVKLSNGTEVTAYIPGEGHNLQEHSMVLVRGGRVKDLPGVRYKIIRGALDTQAVKNRKQARSRYGAKKG
- a CDS encoding DUF6121 family protein, giving the protein MSRWLIATMTSVLFIALVVAVAGFEALLADVEAIAQPDATPYLGPAMVIGAAVVVFLATAVGAREGNPGVTGLLAAATAYLVMLGVGAVGYAAIRRDLTELLVFPAGYALGPFVVGSVVVALLSVIGGISMARHQARTTARTLDADRRQESTVAGDDIAGR
- a CDS encoding CBU_0592 family membrane protein, which translates into the protein MLVGIVEFLGWFGAVTVLAGYILFSTGKLPNGPVYQLFNLVGGLAVAVNVAAHHAVPSTIVNGIWAIVAVDVLVKMGRARRAAKRGEPAVSEATVLHAEPASTTGVLPIIGPALRDHESEEPSEADAAPGLQAAPAASTTQAAPMTETVPIITATIALALVAAAQQQVDHADHPERTEATR
- the pilM gene encoding type IV pilus assembly protein PilM, giving the protein MTKNIVGIDIGAESIRAVEVADAEKANPTIVRVAEVPVPKDATKQGEVLEANTVAAAFRELWSIGRFRTKDVVLGMGNQRVLSRDLTVPKAPLAQIRESLPFQVQDMLPVPVVDAILDFYPVSESVGESGPVVNGLLVAAIKDAVLANVRAAELAGLRPVGVDLIPFALSRVLAPRVAGAGTVAIVDCGGNTTSVVIANDGVPTFVRIIPTGGDHVTKTIATRLDVSLTEAEAIKRHFGLVGRAQTPDDARAVAVTRETVGELLTSVRNTVTYYANTRPADVVRGIVLVGGGAALPGFRESLGDYSGLPVAVGDPFVSARTARGITPELLRERSASISVAWSLAVGGRAA
- a CDS encoding prepilin peptidase; the encoded protein is MTSAVSTLAAFVAAFGAVFGLAVGSFLNVVVHRVPAGMSVVAPASACPKCGRAIRGFDNVPLVSWLVLRGRCRDCAEPISVRYPIVEASTGVLFIAVVFRFLPQDGSPGAVVAGQTVLLVALLFVMAVSVALALIDIDTHTLPNRIVLPMYPVLVGLLAASSVLTGDWGAMLRGLLGLVILGGVYLVLAIAAPRGMGFGDVKLAGALGLLLAYLGWGPLAVGAFGAFLLGGTFGIVLLLTRRAGRSTGIPFGPWMLLGAWVGAFSGVLIWNAYLRLLGLA
- a CDS encoding type II secretion system protein J — protein: MIGRIRQVLDRARTDQRGITLVELIVGMSLSLLVLTIAGSFLVASQKASVTASSISQNTRAASTAMNEMGRMLRAATDNPVPTGDDSQFAFQYASATSIRFFAYVNLDSTLSQPVQVQLTLDPVTKRITETTWKGSAVSGNSSYFSFPLALGATLTSTPTSKRTLVSSAVNGVAFSFTDASNNVLGTLTSPVSVTDLPNIRSVSVTLTVGSSTTDPNAVTLTNRASMPNIVMGASS
- a CDS encoding prepilin-type N-terminal cleavage/methylation domain-containing protein, producing MLLRIVDRLRAARESDEGFSIIEVMVAMTVFAMIAAGVAAGIVSTLYLTQDNRSREAALNLANQALDAARSTKDVFTLDDDTTRQSIGNQAYTIKQTTNWINSDGSDNSCGAGSGVLAYKRVSITVSWTSGTSPRQKNVVLDTLISPSAAVSSASASTIVVGVQTATGGPNPGVAVTITPVSGGATGLSNPPAVTDTNGCSYAVGVTPGTYKVTIAKAGNIDKDGTTAPSSSVATTAGGVGNATFLYDQAITVTAGAPLNLKDGVTAKLPTSLPITYRYNDTVKTFTTTTTVLFPYQWTAIAGAYTSTCKDVDPTAWPTASNLTTSPNIFNGVDGSTPGYNPTTALTATARAPMGVFDVKMGGVDTVLVATVKNTAAVTNGDPGCAPSTTYTFTGMTPSAATTIALPFGTWTLRGTTVLGGVLSSNTQTIASNPNVTNLKVSSSGNIVTLDPRTVPTS
- a CDS encoding type II secretion system protein; translated protein: MYFALMGKLNARRKGLLEENEKGFTLIELLVVVIIIGILAAIAIPVYLGVQNNAKDSSAKSDVSNFKTAVVAIQSSTGSLPAAGTYSASAALTDALKSNGASLSGNTTSIVYTTGGSAAAPTFKVVGVSSTTGKFCASDSSGVVTGDSC